The following DNA comes from Mesorhizobium sp. B2-1-8.
ATTTGCCGACATCACGCCTTCGGTGAAGGCCTACCTGCTCGGCGTGCTCGAGACGCAGATCAAAGCGTTGCTCAAGGTTCAGTCGGGCTCGGGCGCATGGCATACCTTGCTCGACGACCCGACCTCCTACGAGGAGATCTCGGCCACGGCCGGATTCGGCTATGGGCTGATGAAGGCCGCACGGCTGGGGATCGGCCCGCCGGAATGCCGGGCCGCCGGGCTCCGCGCCCTGGAGGCGGTGGTGGCGAACATCGACAAGCAGGGTGTGGTGGCCAACGTCTCCTATGGCACACGAATGGGCCATGATTTGCAGTTCTACCGCGACATACCGATCCACCCGACCGGCTATGGACAGGCGCTGGCCATCCTGTGCCTGACCGAAGGGGCGCGGCACATCAAGGCGGAGGTGGAGGCGGCATGATGCGGACGCTGTTTGGCGCATCGCCGGCGGACATTGCCGGCATGGATACGGAGCGGCTGAGGGCCGAATTCCTGGTCGACGGCCTGTTCCGGCCGGGTGCGATCGAATTCGCCTACACCCACATCGACCGCATGATCGTCGGCGGCGCGGTGCCGCTGGCCAATCCGCTGCTGTTCGGCAACGGCGCGGATGTCGGCACCGAGTTGTTCTTCACCGCGCGCGAGATGGGCATCGCCAATCTCGGCGGCAACGGCACCGTCACTGTCGATGGCGCCCGCTTTGCCTTGGCCAACCGCGATGTCGTCTATGTCGGGCGCGGCGCCCGCGAGGTGATGCTGGAGAGCGACGATGCGGCAAGGCCGGCACATTTCTACATGAATTCGGTGCCGGCCGGCGCCGACATCCCGCATCGCCTGATCGCCAAGGGCGAAGCCAAGCCATTGGTGCTGGGCGAGGAGGCGCGCGCCAACAAGCGCACGCTGCACATGTATATCCACCCCGAGGTCGCCCCATCCTGTCTCCTGCTCATGGGCATCACCGACCTGGCGCCGGGCAGCATCTGGAATACCATGCCGCCGCATCTGCACGAACGGCGCATGGAGGCCTATTGCTATTTCGATCTCGCCGCGGCCGACCGGGTCGTTCATCTGATGGGCCGGCCCGACAAGACACGCCATTTGATGGTCGCCGACGGCGACGTCGTCCTGTCGCCGGCCTGGTCGATCCATATGGGTGCCGGCACCGGCCCCTACGCTTTCGTCTGGGGAATGACCGGCGAGAACCAGGCCTACACCGATGTCGACCCGGTTGCTGTGAAGGATTTGCGATGAGCGTGGCGGCAAAGACCGTTCAGACCGATTTTACGCTGCGCCGGCCGCTCGCGGCGGGACAGCCGGTCGTTCATTGGCGGCTCGGGCCTATCGCCGAGCAGCGCTACGATGTGGCCGACCAACCGATGAAGGGGGAGATGGATCCCTTCTTCTTCCTGACCAAGCACAAGAATTTCATTCCGCATGAATATCCGTGCCGCACGCAGTTCGCAGCCGAACGCCGCGGCAAGCGGCCTCAGGTCGGCGCCGAATTCAGCGCCGGGCGCATCTGGCTGCCTTTCGCTTCGCCGCGTGTCGACCTGTCCGGCTTCTGGTTCCGGCCGACGGTGCTTGGAACCTGGGCCGAGACGATCATCGACGCTGCCTCGGCCGGCGAGGCGCTGCTGCGGCTGCGCACATGCGGCGGCGCCGTACTCTTCGTCAACGGTGGGGAAGCCGGCTGGATGGCGCCCTACGGCCGCAACCTGGAAAGCGCCGAGGACTTCCGGGTCGCGCTCAGCGCCGGCCGCAACGATATCCGCATCTGGTTCGACGATCTCGCCGAGCGTGACGCCCGCTACTATTTCCAGCTCGACTATCTGTCGGGCCCGGCCGCTGCGGTCGCCTTGCCGATCGAGGTCGAGGGCGCGGTCGCCGATGCGATGGAGGCGGCGCTCGACGACATGCGTTTCGAGCGTCCTGCCTATGATGGCGGCGAGGTGGCGCTGGTCACCGGCGTGGCGCTGCCGCGCGATGCCCAGGTCGCGGTCGAGATCGAGGGCGATTTCATGTCGATCGAGGCGCCGGTGCGCTTTGCCTTCGAATTGTCCGCCGGCCAAACGCGGCTGCCGATCGCCGACACCGAGCAACTGCCCGCCGATTTTCGTCATTTCAAGGTGACGCTGACGATTGGTGGCCATGCCGCATCGCGCGTCTTCGGCGTCGAGATCTGCCACGCGCGGCGACAGGGCGGCGCGCCGGAAACGCTTGCCGCGCGCATCGACGAGGCGCTGAGCGAAGTCGCCGGTCATGCCGAGGCCGACACGGTGCGCGCGCTGGCGCGGCTGGCGAAAGGGCAGGAGGGTACCGAGACCGACGCCATGATCTCCGGCGTGCTGCCGGCGATCGAGGACTGTCACGACTGCGCCGACTTCATCCTGGTGCCGCTGCTGTGGTGCCGCAGGGCCTATGGCGATCGGCTGGACGCCGGCCTGCGCGGGCGCGTCGACAAGGCGATCCTCGGCTATCGCTACTGGATGGACGAGCCCGGCAACGACGTGCAGTGGTACTTTTCCGAGAACCACGCGCTGCTCTTCCACACCGCGGCCTATCTCGCCGGCGGGCTGTTGCCGCAAGCGCGCTTCGCGCGCTCGGGCCGCTCTGGCCGCGAGCAGTCGGCGGTGGGCGCGGCCCGGGTGCGGGCCTGGCTCGACCATTTCGAGGCGTGGGAAATGGCCGAGTTCAATTCGGCGCCCTACTTTCCAATCGACCTCAAGGGCCTGTGTGCGCTTTACGCGCTGGCGCCGGACAAGGACATCGCCGATCGTGCCGGAAAAGCTGTCATCCGCCTACTGGAGATCGTCGCCCGCTCGGCCCATCACGGCATGCTGACCGGTGCTCAGGGCCGCTCCTACGAGCACACGCTGCGCGCCGCGCGCTCGCTGGAGTTGTCGGGCATCTGCCGCATGGTCTGGGGCAAGGGCAATTACGGCATGCGCTTCCATGCGCTGCCGCAGCTTGCGTTGTGCCTGCGCGACCACGGCCTGAGCATTCCCGCCGAGCTTGCACCCATTGCCTCGGTCGCTGACGATACGGCGTGGGAGTGGAGTTTCGCGCAAGGACAGGACCGCTTCGCGCGGCTCTATCACCACAAGACGCGCGGCCATGCCATGGGCAGCGCCTCCGGCTATCGCTGGAACCAGTGGGGATACCAAGAAACGGTCCTTCACGCCCGGCTGGGCGGGAACGCGGATGCGCAAATCTGGATCAACCATCCGGGCGAAGTCTTGCAGTCCGGCTATGGCAGGCCGTCCTACTGGGGCGGCTCCGGCACCTTGCCCAGGGTCCACCAATACCGCGACCTCGCCGTCGTCAGCTTCTCCTGTTCGGACGAACAGCCTGATTTCACGCATGCCTGGTTTCCGGCCGGTGTCTTCGACACGGTCCGCATCGACGGTCAGTCGGCGCTGGCGCAGGCCGGCGACGCTTTCGCGATGCTCATGACGGATGTGCCGCTGTCCCAGGTTACCAGCGGCCCGACCGCCGGCAATGAATTGCGTGCGGCCGGGCGCAAGGCGACGTGGATCGTCCGTCTCGGCGACCGGAACACCAATCTCCCGACGCTCGAAAGCTGGAGCGATGCCTTCGCCGGCCTGTCGTTGCATTCGAGTGCCGATGGCCAACTCACCGTCGAGGATCCGGAATATGGCACTGTGCGTTTCCTCGCCGACGCAACGATAGTGGCCGAGGGACGGACACTCGATCCGGCCAGTTGGACCGTGCGCGGCGAGGCGACACGCATGAAACGCAGGGAATAGGGAGGATCAGGCCGTGCCCTCATGAGGAGAGGGCGGGGCGGCTTGAATTGATAGGGGCTGAACCCCGACAAAGGAGGAGACGTAGCATGATCAAGACCCGCACCTTGCTGGCCGCGATATCGGTCAGCCTGCTCGCATCGACCAGCGCGTTTGCCGGCGATGTGCGCATCATGTGGTATTCGGACGGCGTCGAAGGCGACGTCATCCAGGACCTTCTGAACCGCTTCATGAAGGACAATCCCGACATTCACGTCACGCTGGACAATGTCGCCTACAAGGTGATCCAGGAGCAGCTGCCGATCCAGCTCGAAGCCGGCCAGGGCCCGGACATCGCCCGCGTCACCAACATCAAGGAGCTTGCCCAGCACTGGCTCGATCTCAGGCCGCTGGTTGCCGACCCGAAATACTGGGACGATAATTTCGGCGATACGCTGGACTGGATGCGCCCCGACGGCTCGAAGGCCATCACCGGCTTCATGACGCAGCTCACCTTGACCGGCGGCTTCGCCAACAAGACGCTGTTCGAACAGGCCGGCGTGGCGCTGCCCGGCGACAAGGCGACGTGGGACGACTGGATCAATGCCGCCGCCGAGGTGGCGAAGAGCCAGCAGCTACCGGCGGCGTTTGCGATCGACCGCTCCGGCCATCGCATTTCGGGCGCCAATGTCTCCTACGGCGCCAATTATATCGGAGCCGACGGCAAGCCGGCGAAAGTGGACGACGGCACCAAGGCGTTCATCACCAAGCTCGTCGACTGGACCGCCAAGGGCCTGATGCTGAAGGATACCTGGGTGTCGGCGGCGGGATCGACCTACCGCGCGGCGACCGACGATTTCATCAACGCGCAGATCCCGTTCTATTATTCGGGCAGCTGGCAGGTCGCCAATCTGTCGACCAAGATCGGCGACAGTTTCGACTGGGTGGCAACCGGTTCGCCCTGCGGCACGGTCGGCTGCTCGGGCGTGAAAGGCGGCGCGGCACTTGTCGCCATCAAATATACCAAGAACCCCAAGGATGTCGCCAAGGTCATGGACTACCTGGCCAGCGAAGCCATCGTGAAGGAGTTCAGCGAACGCACGCTGTTCCTGCCGGCGCACAAGGGCGTGGTCGCGAAAGGCGGGCTCAAGTGGGGTTCGGCAGACAAGAATGTCGGCCCGGCGCTCGATAGGTTCGTAAAGGCGGCGGGTGAGACCTTGCCTGCGGCCGACGCGCTGCCGGCGTGGAAATGGGCCAACGCCTACTATGCCGCTCTGGTGACCCGCGTCAGCCAGGTGATGGCCGGCGAACTCACCCTCGACGAGGCCTGGGGCAAGATCGACCAGGACATCGCCGACAAGGTCGCCGAGGGCAAATGAGCGCCTCCGCGACCCTCAAGGCATGGGCTGGCGCCGCGCTTGCGGCGCCGGTCGTCTGGCTTGCATCTGCCGTCAACGTGCCGCTCAAATCTTGGCAGCGCGCGACGGGTACCGGCGGCATGGCCGCCTTCTTCCTTGCCCCGAACATGGCGATCTTCGGCATCTTCGTGCTGGTGCCGCTGGTCATCAACTTCTTCTATTCGGCCACGTCAGGCACTGCCTACTTCCTGCAGGACCGCAGCTATGTCGGACTTGAGCAATATCAGCGCCTGCTCGATTGCAGCAATTATCTGGATACCGCCACGTGCCGCGAGGATCTATTCTGGAAAGCCGTGCACAATACCGGCCTGTTCGTCGTCGTGCAGGTGGCACTGATGACGGTCGTGTCTGTTGTCACGGCGCTGATCCTCAACCGCGAGATCGCGGGGCGCTCGTTCTGGCGCGCGGTGTTCTTCTTTCCGGTGCTGCTGTCGCCGGTCGTCACAGGCCTGATCTGGCGCTGGATCCTGCAACGCCAGGGACTGCTCAACTTGATCGTCCATGACTTCGGAGGCGAGCCCTACAACTGGCTGACCGACCGTTTCTGGGCCTTCACCGCAGCCGTCAGCGTTTCGGTCTGGGCCCATATGGGCTTCTACACGCTGATCCTGCTTGCCGGGCTGCAGGCGATCCCGCGCGATCTTTACGAGGCGGCCGAGATGGACGGCACCAAGCCGGCGCGGGTGTTCTGGCGCATCACGCTGCCGCTCTTGATGCCGAACCTGCTCGTCGTCATCGTGCTGGCGCTGATCCGCGCCGTGCAGATCTTCGACGAAGTCTATGTGCTGACGGGAGGCGGACCAGGAACCTCCACCCTCTATCTCACGCAGTACATCTATGAGATCGGCTTCGCCTCGCTGCTGCGCAATCCGGGACTGGCCTCGGCGGCGTCCATGCTGATGGGGCTGGTGCTGGTCGTGTTGACCCTGCTTCAGCTGCAGGTCGGACGCCGGGGCGAACGCAAAGGGGTGCGCCAATGAGCGGCGTCATGACATTCCTGACCCGCCGGCGCGGCGGCCGTGGCTGGCATTGGACGGATGTCGTGAGCTGGCTGTGGCTCACCGGCGGTCTCGTCATCATGTTCGGCCCGGCCATCTGGCTGGTCGGCTCGTCGTTCAAGACGCCGGCGCAGCTTGCCGAGTTCCCGCTGACCATCCTGCCCTATGTCAGCCAGCAGGTCAGCGTCGAAGGTTACGACAAGCCGCTCACGCTCTACAAAGTGAAGCTGCCGGACCGTTCGACCAAGGTGCTGGCCGAGATACGCCGCCTCGGCATCGTGGCGCAGATGGTGGATCCGCAGGCGCCGAAGGACATCATCAAGGTCAACATCGCCAACCGGGAACCTGTGCGCGAAATCGGCTTCGCGACAGAAAACTACACCGAGCCCTTCGTCCATTTCGATTTCCTCCGTTATTTGCGCAATTCGGTTTTCGTCACCGCGATGGCGACGCTGATCACGTTGCTCACCAATTCGATGGCGGCGTTTGCCCTGTCGAAATACAGGTTCCGCGGCCGAGATCTCACCATGCTGGTGATCGTCGGCACGCTGATGGTGCCGCTGTCGGTCATCCTTGTGCCGCTCTATTCGGTGGTCAGCGCCGTCGGCCTGCTCGATTCGCTGTGGGGCGTGATCCTGCCGACCGTGGCGACGCCGACCGGCGTGTTCCTGCTTCGCCAATACATGCTGACCATCCCGGACGAGTTGCTCGACGCGGCGCGTATGGACAATGCGTCCGAATGGCAGATCTACTGGCGTATCGTGCTGCCGCTTGCCGCACCGGCGCTCGCGGTGCTCGCGATCTTCTCTGTCGTCTGGCGCTGGAACGACTTCCTTTGGCCGCTGGTGGTGCTGTCGCGCAAGGAGCTCTACACGCTCCAGGTCGGGCTCAATACCTATGCCGGCCAGCTCAACGTGCAGTGGCACTTTATACTGGCGATGACAGTGGTGACGATGATCCCTGTGGTTCTCGTCTTCGTCTTCCTGCAGCGTTACATCACCTCCGGCATTGCCGGCACCGGGCTGAAATGAGGGCGCCATGGGACGGATAACGCTTACCAGCATCGATCGCGCTTACGGCAAGATGAAGATCCTGCACGACATCAATCTCGACGTCGCCGACGGCGAGATGCTGGTGCTTGTCGGCCCGTCGGGCTGCGGCAAGTCCACGCTGTTGCGGCTGATCGCCGGGCTCGATCGTCCGACCGGCGGCAGGATCGAGATCGACGGCGTCGATGCCACCGACGTTTCGGCCGCGCAGCGCGGTCTGGCCATGGTGTTCCAGTCTTACGCGCTCTACCCGCATATGAGCGTGCGCCAGAATCTCGCCTTCGGGCTCGAAAACATCCGCATGGCGAAGGCCGAGATCGATGCGCGCATCGCGGAAGCGGCGCGCATGCTGGAGATTGCGCCCTATCTCGACCGCCGGCCCGGGCAGCTTTCCGGCGGGCAGAAGCAGCGTGTGGCGATCGGCCGTGCGGTGGTTCGCAATCCGACCGCCTTCCTGCTCGATGAACCGCTGTCCAATCTCGACGCCGAACTGCGCATCTCGACACGCGCTGAGCTGGCCGCCCTGCACAAGCGACTGGCAACCACGATGATCTATGTCACCCATGACCAGGTCGAGGCGATGACGCTGGCCGACCGCATCGTGGTGATGCGCTCGGGGCGGATCGAGCAGATCGGCCGGCCGCTCGATCTCTACAATGCGCCGGCAAACCTGTTCGTCGCCGGCTTCATCGGCGCGCCGCGTATGAACCTCTTGCCCGTGAAGGTGCTTTCCGTCGCCGTGAATGAAGTCGCGGTGCAAGGCCCGGGCGGACTGAGCGCCGTGATCGCTGCCAATGGCGCCGCCCTGAAGCCGGGAGACGAAGCTACGCTCGGTATCCGCCCGCACGACGTCGATCTTTCGGCAGGCGGTCCCGGCAGCGTCGAGGCGCGTGTCACGCTGGTCGAGGCTCTAGGTCCCGAGACGGTCGTTCACGCCACCATCGCCGGCGATGAGAAGATGGTCGCGGTGCTTAACCAGCAGGGCATCGGCGCCGGCGGCAAGCAGATCAGCCTGCGGCTCAATCCAGAGCGGATGCATCTGTTCGATACGGCAGGCCTGCGCGTGCCCACAATCTAACCCGGCAACAGGTAAGGTTGAAAAAACGAGTGACGGCGGCGCGCATGGCTGGCGTGTCGACATGGCGATCACCGTCAATCTGTTCTGCGACGCCGGGCTGGTTCACCTGTTTTCGCTGTCAAAGACCCAACTGCTCCTGGCAATCGAACCCTTCAGGAAGAAATTGGCCTTTGGTCGCGGCCCTCGCGCCAGCCGGTCGCGGGATGATACGGAACAATGCGGGAATCCTGAAGACTCGAACCCACGAAAAAATCAATAAAATCAATGTTCCAGACACGTCCTCCGGGCCAAAATCTTTCAATACCAATTAGTTATGGCCAACTTCGTTCTGAAGTGGGCCAATTCAGTTTGTTCTGCGCAGGACTCAGTTCGATTATTCCGGCATGAACATGATCCATGCGCGGGGACAATCTACGCCTGTCTCTATCTTTTACCCTTGCTCCTGTTCGTCAATCGGGTTGCGCACAGCCATTCATAGCCCAGTTGTTTCAAGGCTGAAAAGACCACTGGACGATAGGGGCGGCAAAAGGCGGTAACGGCCTGCGATCGGGATGGTTTGGCCCGCCACATCGATAGGTTGCGGATGCAAATAAGCTAGAGCGGGATGAGATTAGTTTCGGTCATATCCGGAGTTTTCGAAGTAGTGTGAGCATTCTGTCGGTGTGATGCGGTTGAGAATTTGGCCGATCGCGTCGCAAACGGTTTGGACGGTGCGGCTTGCTGCCTTTCTCAGCCAGTGCTTGAGTTTTGAAAAGAGCTGTTCGATCGGATTAAGATCGGGCGAGTATTTCGGCAGGAAGAAGAGCCTGGCGCCGGCGGCGCGTATGGCGCGGCGCACCGCCTTGCCTTTGTGCGAGCCGAGATTGTCCATGATGACGATGTCGCCCGGCTGGAGGGTCGGAGCGAGAACCTTCTCGACATAGAGAAGAAATCTCTCGCCGTTGATAGGTCCGTCGATCAGCCAGGGCGCCTCGACGCGATCGTGGCGCAGCGCGGCCAGGAAGGTCATGGTCTTCCAGTGGCCATGCGGCACTTTGGCCTTGATGCGCTGTCCAACCGGCGCCCAGCCCCTTAGCGGCGACATGTTGGTCTTGGTCCAGGTCTCGTCGATGAAGACCAGTCGCGTCGGATCAATCCGGTCCCGATACTTCGTCCACTGCATGCGCCGTCGCGCGATATCGGGACGATCCTGTTCGACGGCGATCAGCGTCTTTTTTTGTGACTGAGCTTCTCGGCATGCACGAACTCCCACACCGAACGGTAGTCGACCCTCAGGCCACGCTCGCCAAGTTCGGCCACAAGCCCGCGCAAGGTGAAGTCCCTGTCGTGACAGCGTTCGATCAGCCAGTCGCGCCACGCTCCCGAGAGCTTCTTCGGTTTGTAGCCGCCGACCTGGCGAGGCGCAGCACTGCCAGTCTCTTCGACGCGCTTAAGCCACGCGATGGCCGCGCTGTAGCTGACGCCAAATCGAGCCGCCGCCGCGCGTCGCGAGAGCCCTTCCGTCTTGACCGCGGCTACAACCCGCTCGCGAAG
Coding sequences within:
- the kduI gene encoding 5-dehydro-4-deoxy-D-glucuronate isomerase: MMRTLFGASPADIAGMDTERLRAEFLVDGLFRPGAIEFAYTHIDRMIVGGAVPLANPLLFGNGADVGTELFFTAREMGIANLGGNGTVTVDGARFALANRDVVYVGRGAREVMLESDDAARPAHFYMNSVPAGADIPHRLIAKGEAKPLVLGEEARANKRTLHMYIHPEVAPSCLLLMGITDLAPGSIWNTMPPHLHERRMEAYCYFDLAAADRVVHLMGRPDKTRHLMVADGDVVLSPAWSIHMGAGTGPYAFVWGMTGENQAYTDVDPVAVKDLR
- a CDS encoding ABC transporter substrate-binding protein — encoded protein: MIKTRTLLAAISVSLLASTSAFAGDVRIMWYSDGVEGDVIQDLLNRFMKDNPDIHVTLDNVAYKVIQEQLPIQLEAGQGPDIARVTNIKELAQHWLDLRPLVADPKYWDDNFGDTLDWMRPDGSKAITGFMTQLTLTGGFANKTLFEQAGVALPGDKATWDDWINAAAEVAKSQQLPAAFAIDRSGHRISGANVSYGANYIGADGKPAKVDDGTKAFITKLVDWTAKGLMLKDTWVSAAGSTYRAATDDFINAQIPFYYSGSWQVANLSTKIGDSFDWVATGSPCGTVGCSGVKGGAALVAIKYTKNPKDVAKVMDYLASEAIVKEFSERTLFLPAHKGVVAKGGLKWGSADKNVGPALDRFVKAAGETLPAADALPAWKWANAYYAALVTRVSQVMAGELTLDEAWGKIDQDIADKVAEGK
- a CDS encoding carbohydrate ABC transporter permease, whose protein sequence is MSASATLKAWAGAALAAPVVWLASAVNVPLKSWQRATGTGGMAAFFLAPNMAIFGIFVLVPLVINFFYSATSGTAYFLQDRSYVGLEQYQRLLDCSNYLDTATCREDLFWKAVHNTGLFVVVQVALMTVVSVVTALILNREIAGRSFWRAVFFFPVLLSPVVTGLIWRWILQRQGLLNLIVHDFGGEPYNWLTDRFWAFTAAVSVSVWAHMGFYTLILLAGLQAIPRDLYEAAEMDGTKPARVFWRITLPLLMPNLLVVIVLALIRAVQIFDEVYVLTGGGPGTSTLYLTQYIYEIGFASLLRNPGLASAASMLMGLVLVVLTLLQLQVGRRGERKGVRQ
- a CDS encoding carbohydrate ABC transporter permease — translated: MSGVMTFLTRRRGGRGWHWTDVVSWLWLTGGLVIMFGPAIWLVGSSFKTPAQLAEFPLTILPYVSQQVSVEGYDKPLTLYKVKLPDRSTKVLAEIRRLGIVAQMVDPQAPKDIIKVNIANREPVREIGFATENYTEPFVHFDFLRYLRNSVFVTAMATLITLLTNSMAAFALSKYRFRGRDLTMLVIVGTLMVPLSVILVPLYSVVSAVGLLDSLWGVILPTVATPTGVFLLRQYMLTIPDELLDAARMDNASEWQIYWRIVLPLAAPALAVLAIFSVVWRWNDFLWPLVVLSRKELYTLQVGLNTYAGQLNVQWHFILAMTVVTMIPVVLVFVFLQRYITSGIAGTGLK
- a CDS encoding ABC transporter ATP-binding protein, with the translated sequence MGRITLTSIDRAYGKMKILHDINLDVADGEMLVLVGPSGCGKSTLLRLIAGLDRPTGGRIEIDGVDATDVSAAQRGLAMVFQSYALYPHMSVRQNLAFGLENIRMAKAEIDARIAEAARMLEIAPYLDRRPGQLSGGQKQRVAIGRAVVRNPTAFLLDEPLSNLDAELRISTRAELAALHKRLATTMIYVTHDQVEAMTLADRIVVMRSGRIEQIGRPLDLYNAPANLFVAGFIGAPRMNLLPVKVLSVAVNEVAVQGPGGLSAVIAANGAALKPGDEATLGIRPHDVDLSAGGPGSVEARVTLVEALGPETVVHATIAGDEKMVAVLNQQGIGAGGKQISLRLNPERMHLFDTAGLRVPTI
- a CDS encoding IS630 family transposase (programmed frameshift) encodes the protein MAAYSMDLRERVVAAVKTEGLSRRAAAARFGVSYSAAIAWLKRVEETGSAAPRQVGGYKPKKLSGAWRDWLIERCHDRDFTLRGLVAELGERGLRVDYRSVWEFVHAEKLSHKKKTLIAVEQDRPDIARRRMQWTKYRDRIDPTRLVFIDETWTKTNMSPLRGWAPVGQRIKAKVPHGHWKTMTFLAALRHDRVEAPWLIDGPINGERFLLYVEKVLAPTLQPGDIVIMDNLGSHKGKAVRRAIRAAGARLFFLPKYSPDLNPIEQLFSKLKHWLRKAASRTVQTVCDAIGQILNRITPTECSHYFENSGYDRN